A window of the Pirellulales bacterium genome harbors these coding sequences:
- a CDS encoding transposase codes for MGRPHRASEGGVVYHVLNRGNARMTVFDDKGDFDAFEKVLAEAVERSDTRLLAYCLLPNHWHLLVWPRTNGELSRFVGWLSLTHTQRWHAHRHDVGNGHVYQGRFKSFPVEEDDHFYAVARYVERNAARANLVRRAEEWPWCSLYRWLHGAADDKPVLASWPLPRKAGWAEHVNAPQSEAELAAIRRSVERGSPYGSESWNERTIRRLGLESTIRPRGRPRKEVSSDKKG; via the coding sequence ATGGGAAGGCCACACCGAGCTAGCGAAGGCGGGGTCGTTTACCACGTGCTGAACCGCGGCAACGCGCGCATGACCGTCTTCGACGACAAGGGCGACTTCGACGCCTTCGAGAAGGTTTTGGCCGAGGCGGTCGAGCGGAGCGACACGCGGCTGCTGGCCTATTGCCTGCTGCCGAACCACTGGCACTTGCTGGTCTGGCCACGGACGAACGGCGAACTGTCGCGGTTTGTCGGCTGGCTCAGCTTGACCCACACGCAGCGGTGGCATGCGCATCGGCATGATGTCGGCAACGGGCACGTCTATCAAGGCAGGTTCAAGTCGTTCCCCGTTGAGGAGGACGACCATTTCTACGCGGTGGCGCGGTACGTGGAGCGGAACGCCGCGCGGGCGAACCTCGTGCGTCGCGCGGAGGAGTGGCCGTGGTGCAGCCTCTATCGCTGGCTGCACGGCGCGGCCGACGACAAGCCGGTCCTTGCCTCTTGGCCTCTTCCGCGCAAAGCCGGCTGGGCGGAACACGTGAATGCGCCTCAGAGCGAGGCCGAATTGGCCGCGATTCGCCGCAGCGTGGAGCGTGGAAGCCCCTACGGAAGCGAATCCTGGAATGAGCGCACGATCCGTCGGCTTGGCCTGGAATCGACC